In a single window of the Papaver somniferum cultivar HN1 chromosome 8, ASM357369v1, whole genome shotgun sequence genome:
- the LOC113306095 gene encoding uncharacterized protein LOC113306095 produces the protein MDQVLGSNNNSFVLKLSAEVASKSLLQEKAQVKTNYVCLTKAAENNRKTFKPVVAWLRFNEGVCTNDAYKMKYVLDAGGENIDDSMNKNTYDTSIPDDMDDFHAILCTVDVVIDETYTSHPVEYKLSTFLQNLKVNEDEAQYDGFGFLTKQSLWRYDKRIQNSDSLDWSNNAVSQPQLVLADLLEAFFPTGNYTTTYLRNLAKDEKVTTIDPQMCSREISTAMEPIKVPC, from the exons ATGGATCAAGTACTTGGGT CCAATAATAACTCATTTGTTCTGAAACTTTCAGCAGAGGTTGCCAGTAAAAGTTTACTTCAAGAAAAGGCACAG GTGAAAACAAATTACGTGTGTTTGACAAAAGCGGCAGAGAATAACAGAAAAACATTCAAACCTGTGGTAGCATGGCTAAGGTTTAATGAG GGAGTTTGCACCAATGATGCATACAAGATGAAG TATGTGTTAGATGCAGGTGGGGAAAACATTGATGACTCGATGAACAAAAATACCTATGACACTTCAATCCCGGATGACATGGACGACTTCCATGCTATCCTATGT aCAGTTGATGTTGTCATTGATGAAACTTACACTTCACACCCTGTCGAATACAAGCTTTCCACATTCTTGCAAAACTTAAAAGTGAACGAAGATGAAGCACAGTATGATGGTTTTGGCTTCCTTACAAAACAAAGCTTATGGAGATATGATAAGAGGATCCAAAATTCTGATTCTCTTG ATTGGTCAAACAATGCTGTCTCTCAGCCTCAGCTTGTTCTGGCAGATTTATTAGAGGCATTTTTTCCTACGGGAAATTACACGACAACTTACTTGAGAAACCTTGCCAAG GATGAAAAAGTTACTACCATTGATCCTCAGATGTGCAGTAGAGAGATTTCCACTGCAATGGAACCCATCAAGGTTCCTTGTTAG